Below is a genomic region from Ostrea edulis chromosome 10, xbOstEdul1.1, whole genome shotgun sequence.
cttcAATTCGTTGATCCGCAaaaaaaagaaggggggggggggggtccggaccccctctagatccgccatataataacaaacacatcattatgaaataaatcactgGAAGGAAGTCCTTTTTtataatcaaaattaatgttAGCTAGACCCCAAACTTTCAAAacttcctggatccgcccctgcactAATTCAACAAATCCTAAAATATTAAGGAAATAAAACTCAAACACATAATATAGGATAAGCTCGCACGCGCGAGTACAACAGTTTATTCATACACGTGTACATAGACATCTGGAAGTTCATTATTCCACTCAACTCATTCTACAAaagaaaaaagtatataaaaacacatacatgtatatgtatttactaTTTAGTACCAGAAACGGAAGTCCGCtgcatgaccccccccccccccaatgaataTTGCTAATCGTTTTTAACGATAAATATGATTCTATTTGCAAAAAAGGccgaattcaatataaaaagggATATAATCAAAGAAGTTATATCTATGCAATGTTTGCAGATTCCaattttttaatgaaacttTACGTCTGACGTAAATGTTAGCAAAACTACCCAACATAAACTAGGTCAAACCAAACTTTAAAACTATATACACTCTGTATTTACTCAAGCGATAACACGTAGATAGTGGCTGACAGCCGCACACGTATTTAATGCTcaggactagacggaaggtcgaaagaacagggaagccatgttggattttcagGTGAGACTAGATTATTATTATAGTAATGACCGctgtgttttatatcatactataatTCTATTTCGTTAATTGTTGTAATCTGTCGAaatctttaaatgaaattctgtttttatttatttaacagTAAACTTCTCCTGTGATCCCGGCATCAGAAATgcatccccggcgcagtgctcaggaagtcctactgtgtgacctctgtgaaactgtccccctacagagtcactgtgaactttgtaatataaacttatgcAAGGCCTGTGTTGGGGAGCACCTCTCAGATTTGTCTAAAGATCACAAAGTCGTGCCCTTTTTACGCAGAAAGGCTACCCCTAACTACCCAAAATGTCCAGACCACGCCGATAAACACTGTGAAATTTACTGTGAAAAATGCGATattcctgtctgttctacctgcgtcACTTCAGGTAAACACAAAGGCCACGAAAtatcagatattctggaaaaactcagcgctaaaacagaaagtttacaaaaagatctTAAAGAATTAGAGACCAGAATTTATCCCCGATATGAAATAATGGTGTCTAATGTCGAAACTGAGAAAGCCGAATTAGAAAGGAATTACGGGAAACTGACGACAGATGCCGATGAACAAGGAGAAGTCTTACACAGGGAGattaccgccattgtcaaccagcgGAAATCCGCCATTACggagatgaaaactaaacatctggacgcgctaaataaaaatacatatgaaatcacacagaaaatggcggaactcaaacagatcatgtccgacttgaaatcaatctTAAAATCAAATGAGGTatccttaacctctacttacaaatctaggaattctgaatttagaacattaccgcctaaagtccgagtCACATTACCCAGTTTctctcctcagaaaataaacaaagatcagctcaatgaaatgtttggttctctgccgccattatccattaacacagaacatggcgacacaatgaagtcagcagaagctgtatcgtctcctccagtcaaaccactgcttgatgagccgcgcgtcaccgccaccatagacactgggtataaaCAACTacacagtgttagctgtctgagtgaagatcaagtctggacatgcgGGGATAACAAAACCATGAAGCTGttcaacctccagagtaaactactgacatcaataaaaaccaagtcagggaacCCACCAcaggacatagcagtgacacgggacggagatcttgtttatactgactataTAGATAACACTATAAACTTAAtaaagaataaacagatacagaccgtgatcacactacaggggtggagtCCTCGCTCTGTCTGCTGTACCGCGGGTAACGATCTCCTGGTTATCATGGTCAGTGATGATTGgaaacaatccaaagtcgtgcgttactccggctccacagagaaacaaagcattcagtttgatgatcagggtcgtcctctctactcaTCTGGTTATTACACTCTCTACTCATCTGGTTATATCTAtaaatacctcagtgagaacaggaacctggatatctgtgtggctgaccgGTCAGCTagagcagtagtggtggtcaatcagtcaggaaaactccgatttagatacactggtcatccctctaataccgagCAATCATTTAATCCAcgcggcatcactacagacagccagagtcacatcctgacagcagactttAACAAttaccgtatccacatcctagatcaggacggacagttcctccgttacattcactgtgatttagaACGTCCAcggggtttatgtgtggacatcagagacaacctctttgtggctgagcatgacactgctaaagtgaagaaaatccaatatctataaacacagtgttaattacacatctctacagtgttaattacatctaccaacacagtgttaattacacatctctatagtgttaattacatctaccaacacagtgttaattacatctaccaacacagtgttaattactcAGCTCTCTACACAGTGTAATTTACAGAAATGTGTTAATTCCTTTTacttgttaattacagccctgtgttaattacagccctgtgttaattacagcccggtgttaattacagccctgtgtacattacagtcctctgtttgtgatgtgtaacatgtacttgtgtttgtgagtttaacagaacattattttgtttgtgaattaatttgtgtttgattttacaatgtatatattagataaacatgatacagagttcagtcttacattattactgagtacttacttagatttgtagtactgtaacagagagtgaccccaaacgtccggtcttcatcacagatcttcagattcaaggtcacagtcttctgtttaccatcaataacatcacaccacttatctaaatctccaccgtcctacaaaataaacaaagtgtaatcatatcaaactgaattgtcaaggatagtctgtgatatatttacatgtttacatagATGTCAATGTTATGGGAAGGAAAAGTAGATATGGCTGAACCGGGAATCCAATCCAAGGCCCTTCGTTCCCACGATATGACAGGACCAGGAATTGGACCcaagacccctgtattactagtcaggtgatctaaccactgaacgATCCAGATTGATATCAATGGTTTgactggaccgggaatcaaacccgagacccctgtattacatatgtaataatcaggtgctctaaccactgaacgaTCCAGATTGATATCAATGATTTGACTGGTCAGGAATCAAACCTGAGGcccctgtattacatatgtaatagtcaggtgctctaaacacacaaaactatccaggccgatatccacagtACAAAGCGAGCTTTTCTAATTGAaatttatctgttgttattgacTTTACATTATCATCTTCTCCACAACCACTTAACAAATTCCAATCAAAACTGGTACCATTCATcattaggtaaagggaattcatgtttgttcaaatgattgattgcatcttgtttaacatttgaatttagacctatactcgcaacttacggccattgagcagtaagggttctttagcgtgccacacctactgtgacaccagacatccatttttaaggtcatctccgaggacctgtgacattcacacctgatgtcgagcgtttggcgaaggaactgtcactacctcatttaacgacttaggtttgttgtggccaggattcgaaccccggccctCCGCATGCGGGGTGTGCGCTCTAATCTCTAGACCACCACAGCGGTAccgtttgtttaaatgaagggtcaaagggaaaataatcaagaaaaggcaaaaatagggtgggtcatttaaaactcctctcaagaaccactggtcaagaaaaaatgatattgatgtaaatgtttcctgatatagtatagatacaattttgttaaaaccatggcctcccTGGGTTTGGGTAGGACCTCATCAgtgggtcaaagttttacatggagatataaaggaaaaaatcttcttcacaagaaTGAGAAGGTCATaattaatcatatcaatatgcaagcatccccaggtagtgaagattcaagtttgttcacaatGTGGTCCTCAGGGAAGGATgaggccggggggggggggggggggggggggggggggggggggtgaaccaCAATAATGGACACACGTTTTTAAGggaatgtatagggaaatgttcttgaaattcatctaaaaaaacagcaaggtcatgattcgtcatgttaatatgcaaacacGTTTAAATAGTGCAGATAATTTacttaaacaaatcattttcaagtgtAGCAGGTGTGTGGATTCAAGTGATTTATACCCCTGCGACTATAGCGGGGGAGGGGGAGGCATATTGTCCTGTCCTGTATATCTTCCCCCTACTTTAACATTGCTActaacttttgaattgggaGTCGtatggctctcatatttcatatatcggTATTCTATGCAACAAGACCTTCAAGACATTACCAGAGATTTCAACCTGGTGACGTAAACCTTAGCgtttgatttttagctcacctgaaccgaaggttcaagtgagctattctgatcacattttgtccggcgtctgtctgtctgtctgtaaacttttctcattttcgacttcttctccagaaccactgggccaatttcaatctaacttggccaaaagcatccttgggtgaagggctttcaagtttgttcaaatgaagggccatgtcccttttaaaggggagataatcacaaaaatgcaaaaatagggtggggtcatttaaaaatcttcttctcaagaaccactgggtcagaagagctgaaatttacctgaaagcttcctgacatattgcagattcaagtttgttgaaatcatggcccccggtggtaggatggggccccaaggggggatcaaagttttacacacaaatatatagggaaaaactttaaaaatcttcttctcaagaaccactaagccagaaaagctgagatttacatgaaagcttcctgacataatgcagattcaagtttgttcaaatcatgggcccctggagttggatggggccacaataggggatcaaagttttacatacaaatatataggaaaaatctttaaaaatcttcttctcaagaaccactaagccagaaaagctgatttttacatgaaaactttctgacatagtgcagattcaagtttgttcaaatcatggcccccggggataagatggggccccaagggggggatcaaagttttacacacaaatatatagggaaaaactttaaaaatcttcttctcaagaaccactaagccataaaagctgagatttacatgaaagcttcctgacataatgcagattcaagtttgttcaaatcatgggcccctggagttggatggggccacaataggggatcaaagttttacatacaaatatataggaaaaatctttaaaaatcttcttctcaagaaccactaagccagaaaagctgatttttacatgaaaactttctgacatagtgcagattcaagtttgttcaaatcatggcccccggggataagatggggccccaagggggggatcaaagttttacacacaaatatatagggaaaaactttaaaaatcttcttctcaagaaccactaagccataaaagctgagatttacatgaaagcttcctgacataatgcagattcaagtttgttcaaatcatgggcccctggagttggatggggccacaataggggatcaaagttttacatacaaatatataggaaaaatctttaaaaatcttcttctcaagaaccactaagccagaaaagctgatttttacatgaaaactttctgacatagtgcagattcaagtttgttcaaatcatggcccccggggataagatggggccccaagggggggatcaaagttttacacacaaatatatagggaaaaactttaaaaatcttcttctcaagaaccactgagccagaaaagctgagatttacatgaaagtttcctgacataatgcagattcaagtttgttcaaatcatgggctccgggggttggatggggccacaataggggatcaaagttttacatacaaatatataggaaaaatcttcttctcaagaaccacagagccagaaaagctgatttttacatgaaaactttctgacatagtgcagattcaagtttcttcaaatcatgggctccggggggtaggatggggccacaagggggatcaaagttttacatacaaatatatagttaaaatctttttctcaataaccactgagtcagaaaagctgatatttacaagaaaactttctgacatagtgcagattcaagtttgttcaaatcatggtccccgggggggtaggatggggccacaagtggggggggggggtgtcaaagttttacacacaaatatagaaaaaaactttaaaagaaccattgggccaaagaagttgacatttacatgaaagctttctgacatagtttagattcaagtttgcaaagggtagtttgggccataatagggaccaaggttttacatgcaaatatatatggaaagtcttcagatatgggccaaggtgactcaggtgagcaatgtggcccatgggcctcttgtttttaaagaGACCCAAACTTAGACAgaatctcctgaactatttaaagtacGACCTTTAGATTTTGTATATGAATTCTTACTGACAGAACCTTTCATTTTACACCATTGTCTTTGACTTTGCaatcttgaccttgaagtttgacttgtatcatatttcaaaacttcatgtgaaacttgaaccttgctgcTCATTACTTTTGAATTATAAGTGATTGGTCATTCATTTTTCATGTGcttatttcttgtgacaaaacctttatagctatcaaagtttttacttgTGACATTGGCTTTGGACTTTgaccaactttttaaaaaacctcaACAAGGTCATATCTCCGGAACTATTTAAgctggggctttcatattttgtatatcagaTTCTTTATCACAAGACCCtttgataaaatgatatttgataCAATGACCTTGAAGATTCACTCCAACTCCAAAACCTTTATTGGAACTTCaacttgctgataacttttgaatggtgaataAGAGATCTTTCATTTTACTAAATCCCAGAGACCTTGAACAATTCTATATGACCAATCACTTCATGTTGAATTCTTGAGTTGGAGAGGATATTCTAAGATTTAGGAACTTGTGTCCGattcttttgttaaaatatctggaaaataaTACGTTAAAATCAAATTTAGTTGATTAGTAGAAGAATACCCATGTGTTAATAAAATGGCCACACTTAATGCAGAGAGTTAATTATACATGGTCGTTGACTACACTCTTTTCTTTGTTATTCGCGATTTGTTTTTTAACTTCTGGAGATTTTACTGCTCACAGTTCTTCAAAGAGATAATACAGCTCATTTTGCccaaaaatcacaaaataacaattttcctagagttttctaaaattttgtttcattattgAAGGTATGAACTTTGCAATTTTGATACATTTCTAAAGTTGAAAATTCTTGTTTAAATGCAAAAATTAATACTTTCTGATGGCCCTTGCAAAAAAATGAGCCTCCAACAATAATGTACAGACGCATGACCACTGACAAGGAACAGTGCTGCCCTCCAGTGAGAGAACGCGAAAATAGGTAGATCCAGTATTTTGACATACTATGCGAGAATAACAATATACAACTCACACGCGAACTAAAATTTACATgtggatcagtatgaccgtaACCAAGAGCTACGGGAAACACATGCAGGTCTTTAAAAGTAAgtactatttttatctgaacacatCGCGCACTTGTTTATAAAAAATTGTTTGGTCAATAGGGATATGGAATGGTTTCCGCTAGGGGGATGATTtataatttcttaattatatGAAAAGTAAGTGTGGATCCCTTAAGGGGTATTTAAATAAGTTTCTACATGACCAATTAGCTGTCATTCTAAATCACGTGTGATAAAATAACCATGtaagcatgaagaaacctttgaattccagATGATCTTCAAAGTGTAGCTGAGAGAACACTGATGCGTTCAATGTTATAAATTGACAGTATCAATATGATTCTATAGGTGtgcatgattttaaaaaatacttgattagaatatgaaaatgagctgtagtgtggATCCTTTTGACTTTTATCTCCGATAATATACTGCTTTTGAAAACAAAGGCCCACAGgtcttattggtcacctgaatactagtgaaaaagtatcaacactactcccacaggctatggaatctagaaaaaaaattcctgttctgaacatctaagctaaattctaatattcagcaacagtgtACAACAAGATGCGTTCtgaaaacttcactgccctcaaaagtgcctacactgatgaaaggctttaaataataggtgtattagcattaaaacatcaaaagctatgactaatttggacccatcctaatttcataaccctgggttttaaaattcacaatttttgtacatccttttttgCTATTcataagtatgcatttagattttatacaataacagccaacttacacataaatactatatactaagtttggggtcagaacctttactctggggatcatcaaatttacaattttggtaaaggactgccTGCTCTATCCatctagtttcaatttagtatcaatagcactaaagaggatgttatttaagtgtttttcacataaacactatataccaagcttggccccgccctggggtcagaacccctaccccaaggatcatgaaatgtacaattttggtagagactttcctgctctacatcagtatgcatttagtttttcttacacgtgtgcggttcttgagaagattttttgaaaattggtcaattttgggcagtttttgccccgccccatAGGCCCCAGGGTTGCAGGAAtcctgatatttacaatttatggtccctttgttccaaatatgtttcataccaaatttgaaaagaattggaatgatagttatcaagaagaagttaaaaatgtctattgttcaccaTTTAATAAcggaccattttggccccaccctcataccaaaaacccctacccctgggatcatcaaatttacaattttggtaaaggactacctgttctttctaaatatctatttatactttcaatttagtatcaatagcactaaagaagatgttatttaagtgttttacacatttagtttttcttacacatgtgcggttcttgagaaattttttgaaaattggtcaattctgTGCAGTCTTTGGCCCTCCCCTAatgccccaggggtgctggagtcctgaaatttacaatttatgtcctaaatatgcttcatactaaatttgaaaagaattggacaggcagttatcaagaagttaaaaatgttccattgttaacgcacgacggtcGACACACAACGCACGACggcggacgacaaccaattgcaaaaggtcacctgagtaaaaaACGAGCTGCCATAGCTATACAATTGCCTTTTCTCAAGGTtcatcattttacaaaaaagagaagatttttcctctaTATTACTATGTAATACTTCTGATCCTCTAATATGACTCCAACAtttttgatccccttttgtggtcCCATCTTACTCTGTGGTGCCataatctgaacaaacttgaatctacactatgtcaggaagcatttatataaatttcaacttttctggcttagcggttcttgagaagaatctTAAATAACTCTACCCTATTTTTTGTTATTACCTCCCCTTTGGATGGATGAAAAAACTGATgctggacaaaatgtgatcagaatagctcactttagctttcagctcatgtgagctaaaaaggttTAACACTATATGCCCCAGCCATTCTCTGAATGAGGCATAaaagattttacataatttcattaaCAAACCTGACATTTTCTACAGCAATAGAGCTATCCAAGTCCTACAAAATGTTAGAGTCTCGGGGAAATTATCTTCATCCATCAGCCAGACATCTCAAGTAACTGCTACCCTGTAAAATTGATTTAAACATTAAGTACTAGGTACCCAAAATGATTTCTTCCCACCATAATATTATGCTATTAGAACAAGAATGTCTACAAAAATCCATGTAATCATTCTGAATGTACCAAATTGAGAACAAACGTCAATTTAAAAACACTCATAACACAATATCTTATctctgtatacaaaataaaatgtacattaaGTCCTATACGACATCAATGAAAAGTTTCTCGCCCCCTCACCTCCCAGCGTAAAGTtaagaaaatagttctccatccACTCTTGTCTCaatgtaaagttcagaaaataattcTCATCCCTGTCACCTCACTACACAAAGTTCGGAAAATAGTCCTCCAACCCATCACGTCtcaacgtaaagttcagaaaatagttctccaccccaTCACCTCCCAacataaatttcagaaatcaGTTCTCACCCCCTCACCACCCAACGCAAAGTtaagaaaatagttctccaaccaattatttctgaacataaAGTTCAGAGAATAGTTCtccattgatcactgttcattatcttcaactTTTTCCTATCCTAAGGATAAAAGGATTTTCACCATgtgttcacatgtaaaactttgtcgccccatcctacctccagggtccatgaattttataaatttgaatctgcactatgtcaggaagcttttgtgtaaaagtaaacttctttggcccaatgtttattgagaagaagatttttaaagattttcccttaatatttatacacatgtatataaaactttgatcccttattgtgactCCACCTTTCTccggacgtc
It encodes:
- the LOC125666593 gene encoding E3 ubiquitin-protein ligase TRIM36-like, yielding MHPRRSAQEVLLCDLCETVPLQSHCELCNINLCKACVGEHLSDLSKDHKVVPFLRRKATPNYPKCPDHADKHCEIYCEKCDIPVCSTCVTSGKHKGHEISDILEKLSAKTESLQKDLKELETRIYPRYEIMVSNVETEKAELERNYGKLTTDADEQGEVLHREITAIVNQRKSAITEMKTKHLDALNKNTYEITQKMAELKQIMSDLKSILKSNEVSLTSTYKSRNSEFRTLPPKVRVTLPSFSPQKINKDQLNEMFGSLPPLSINTEHGDTMKSAEAVSSPPVKPLLDEPRVTATIDTGYKQLHSVSCLSEDQVWTCGDNKTMKLFNLQSKLLTSIKTKSGNPPQDIAVTRDGDLVYTDYIDNTINLIKNKQIQTVITLQGWSPRSVCCTAGNDLLVIMVSDDWKQSKVVRYSGSTEKQSIQFDDQGRPLYSSGYYTLYSSGYIYKYLSENRNLDICVADRSARAVVVVNQSGKLRFRYTGHPSNTEQSFNPRGITTDSQSHILTADFNNYRIHILDQDGQFLRYIHCDLERPRGLCVDIRDNLFVAEHDTAKVKKIQYL